In Myxococcus guangdongensis, one genomic interval encodes:
- the tnpA gene encoding IS66 family insertion sequence element accessory protein TnpA, whose amino-acid sequence MRRPNPDEWKQLVEEFEASGLTQKEFAVRHQVSLGGFQYWLYKKSRATPVRRSETAGPSMVR is encoded by the coding sequence ATGAGACGCCCCAATCCGGATGAGTGGAAGCAGTTAGTCGAGGAGTTCGAGGCGAGCGGGCTGACGCAGAAGGAGTTCGCGGTCCGGCACCAGGTCTCGCTCGGTGGCTTCCAGTACTGGCTGTACAAGAAGTCGCGGGCCACGCCGGTCCGGAGGTCCGAGACGGCAGGCCCCTCAATGGTCAGGTGA
- a CDS encoding M4 family metallopeptidase, whose product MKSALARLKEVEVLGAQDDVPYFVRGNFGSVSQTSAPQARESGEDVRAVLSDLAPVFRLDGNDLRFLKQSVDAQGHRHLRFQQFHQGLPVIGGQLVVHVDPQGRVYAANGSARGGTPAPTNAKVSPEAAAKLAVSGSRAEPAFVGGPVERVFLRPEGVKELHLAWQVRVKGQRDGMPSDDLVFVDAQNGALLSVHPQIHSALKRRVYSANNKSTTPGTLKRSEGQVAIGDAHVDQNYDQLGFTYDCYNTLFGRDSIDNAGATLISTVHYRTNYVNAYWDGTQVVYGDGNGVDSIELGKDADVTVHELTHAVTEYESNLTYSGQSGGLNESMSDIFSGVCESWTRGWSTDADVFKIGEDVWTPGIPGDALRYMDDPAKDADSLDCYGDYSSGVDVHYSSGISNLAFALLSKGGTHPRGKTTVNVTAIGPEKAGRIFYKANTDIFTQSTTFEQAKTYTVQAARELGYDAATVQAVGDAWAAVCVPLPPSQERTPPHQTPATPIPGAQLVQASLAALFTDPPPRDPELQYEDSFLPDLPILVDGVQYTAAQLLQQDIFLPYYVLDDRSAELNVLQGFRTSADLQAYLRATNQYPSEQPTSLQKSTCNPYSVFREHANYGGASFTVPPGWGYSDLRPYWNDRISSLFSTQCGSLTVLFQHVNFGGFRVVFGRGWAIRRLSDWGLYANFWPFTAWHNWNDQASSVFVYW is encoded by the coding sequence ATGAAGTCGGCGCTGGCACGCTTGAAGGAAGTCGAGGTGCTCGGAGCCCAGGATGACGTGCCCTACTTCGTCCGAGGCAACTTCGGAAGCGTGTCGCAGACGTCAGCACCGCAAGCGCGAGAGTCCGGTGAGGACGTGCGCGCGGTGCTGAGCGACCTGGCGCCGGTGTTCCGTCTCGACGGCAATGACCTGCGTTTCCTCAAGCAGTCCGTGGACGCGCAGGGCCACCGGCACCTGCGCTTCCAGCAATTCCACCAGGGCCTGCCCGTCATCGGTGGCCAGTTGGTAGTGCATGTGGACCCGCAAGGCCGGGTGTACGCAGCCAACGGCTCGGCGCGCGGCGGGACTCCGGCCCCTACGAACGCGAAGGTGTCACCTGAGGCCGCCGCGAAGCTCGCGGTGAGCGGCTCGCGCGCCGAGCCAGCCTTCGTCGGCGGCCCGGTGGAGCGCGTATTCCTGCGCCCCGAAGGCGTCAAGGAACTGCATCTGGCGTGGCAGGTCCGAGTCAAGGGCCAGCGCGACGGCATGCCGTCGGATGACCTCGTCTTCGTCGACGCGCAGAACGGCGCGCTGCTCTCCGTGCATCCGCAAATCCACTCCGCCCTCAAGCGCCGCGTCTACAGCGCCAACAACAAGTCCACCACGCCGGGCACGCTCAAGCGCTCCGAGGGCCAGGTCGCCATCGGCGACGCCCACGTGGACCAGAACTACGACCAGCTCGGGTTCACCTACGACTGCTACAACACGCTGTTCGGCCGCGACTCCATCGACAACGCGGGCGCCACGCTCATCAGCACCGTTCACTACCGCACCAACTACGTGAACGCGTACTGGGACGGCACCCAGGTGGTGTACGGCGACGGCAACGGTGTGGACTCCATCGAGCTGGGCAAGGACGCGGACGTCACCGTCCACGAGCTGACCCACGCCGTGACGGAGTACGAGTCCAACCTCACCTACTCCGGCCAGTCCGGCGGACTCAACGAGTCCATGTCCGACATCTTCTCCGGCGTGTGCGAGAGCTGGACGCGAGGCTGGTCCACGGACGCGGATGTCTTCAAGATTGGCGAGGACGTCTGGACGCCTGGCATCCCCGGGGACGCGCTGCGGTACATGGACGACCCGGCCAAGGACGCCGACTCGCTGGACTGCTACGGTGACTACTCGTCCGGCGTGGACGTGCACTACAGCTCCGGCATCAGCAACCTCGCGTTCGCCCTACTCTCCAAGGGCGGCACGCACCCGCGCGGGAAGACCACGGTCAATGTGACGGCGATTGGCCCCGAGAAAGCCGGCCGCATCTTCTACAAGGCCAACACGGACATCTTCACGCAGAGCACCACGTTCGAGCAGGCGAAGACGTACACCGTGCAGGCCGCGCGGGAGCTCGGCTACGACGCAGCCACGGTGCAGGCCGTGGGGGATGCATGGGCCGCCGTCTGCGTGCCCCTGCCCCCTTCCCAGGAGCGCACACCCCCGCACCAGACGCCGGCCACCCCCATCCCGGGCGCCCAACTCGTCCAGGCGTCCCTGGCGGCGCTGTTCACGGACCCGCCTCCCCGTGACCCCGAGCTTCAGTACGAGGACTCTTTCCTGCCCGATCTGCCAATCCTGGTGGACGGAGTGCAGTACACCGCTGCGCAACTCCTCCAGCAGGACATCTTCCTCCCGTACTACGTTCTCGACGACCGGTCGGCGGAGCTCAACGTGCTGCAGGGCTTCCGCACCTCCGCGGACCTGCAGGCGTACTTGCGGGCCACCAACCAGTATCCCTCCGAGCAGCCGACGAGCCTGCAAAAGTCTACTTGCAACCCGTACTCGGTGTTCCGCGAGCACGCCAACTATGGGGGGGCCTCTTTCACTGTGCCTCCGGGGTGGGGATACAGCGACCTCCGGCCCTATTGGAATGACCGCATCTCGTCCCTGTTTAGCACCCAGTGTGGAAGCCTGACGGTGCTCTTCCAGCACGTCAACTTCGGAGGCTTCAGAGTTGTATTTGGCCGCGGCTGGGCCATTCGCAGGCTGAGCGACTGGGGCTTGTACGCCAACTTCTGGCCGTTCACCGCGTGGCACAACTGGAATGATCAAGCCTCGTCCGTGTTCGTCTACTGGTAG
- a CDS encoding CARDB domain-containing protein, protein MSSIPYQRHGLSILSLLSVIVLAGCGAEPDLTASESRSTAPAEWAAWPRAALERSAAEVETPSQSRLSEQALRVRDEARLVTSHGMAVDLTVGTASAPTAERALAALAACQPNAWAVQPQVAPGRILAGVAYGDGLYVAVGDSGEILTSGNGTAWSDLSTASSPFSYLDVAYDGGGTFVAVGTEGRISLLSGPVTGTVSFGSGFVFGHVAYGNGAWVVTGGYLDASFRWYSLIIASTDGGLSWNVVSSIPASGATTVGRGVAFGNGVFVVTGPTGDVYSSSDGTTWSYAAYVPGADFKFVASGGGQFVGGTSNGRIYKSTTGQSWSLDATPSTLAWFSGAYLDGVWVLVGQGGQIASSTGSGSWVSRSSGTSNSLETVTAGPAAWVSVGTSNPGNQRIVTSSCPLPDLAPFTPSGWSAPIVVSNQPGTSTNSAVITTAQSVYIDLAWANFGNADAGPFTVLLTLQGSSLVTASSTGLLSLSGQGVTDIQLNPLPAGTYTLTMRVDDGNAVQESNEANNSYTRTFSVSP, encoded by the coding sequence ATGTCTTCCATTCCCTATCAGCGTCATGGATTGTCCATCCTGTCGCTGCTCTCCGTCATCGTCCTGGCAGGCTGCGGAGCCGAACCCGACCTCACAGCGAGCGAGTCCCGGAGCACGGCGCCCGCGGAGTGGGCCGCGTGGCCCCGAGCCGCCCTGGAGCGCTCCGCGGCCGAGGTCGAAACGCCCTCCCAGTCGCGCCTGTCGGAGCAGGCGTTGCGCGTGCGGGATGAGGCAAGGCTTGTCACCTCCCATGGAATGGCGGTGGACCTGACGGTGGGCACCGCTTCGGCGCCCACCGCTGAGCGGGCGTTGGCGGCGCTCGCGGCCTGCCAGCCGAATGCCTGGGCCGTTCAGCCGCAGGTGGCGCCCGGGAGGATCCTGGCCGGTGTCGCCTACGGCGACGGCCTCTATGTGGCGGTGGGAGACAGCGGGGAGATCCTCACCTCCGGCAATGGGACGGCCTGGAGCGACCTGTCCACCGCTTCAAGCCCCTTCTCCTATCTGGACGTGGCGTACGACGGGGGCGGGACCTTCGTCGCGGTGGGGACCGAAGGGCGCATCTCGCTGTTGAGCGGGCCGGTCACGGGGACCGTGTCCTTCGGTTCGGGCTTCGTGTTCGGCCACGTGGCCTATGGCAACGGAGCCTGGGTCGTCACGGGGGGATACCTGGACGCCAGCTTCCGTTGGTACTCGTTGATCATCGCGTCGACGGACGGAGGGCTCTCCTGGAACGTCGTCAGCTCCATCCCCGCGTCGGGAGCGACCACTGTGGGCCGTGGCGTCGCGTTCGGGAATGGCGTGTTCGTCGTGACGGGCCCGACGGGCGACGTCTACTCCTCGTCCGATGGGACGACCTGGTCCTATGCCGCCTACGTGCCCGGCGCGGACTTCAAGTTCGTCGCCTCCGGCGGGGGGCAGTTCGTGGGGGGCACCTCGAATGGAAGGATCTACAAGTCCACCACGGGGCAGTCGTGGTCCCTGGATGCGACGCCCAGCACCCTGGCCTGGTTCAGTGGCGCGTATCTGGATGGCGTCTGGGTCCTCGTCGGCCAGGGAGGACAGATCGCGAGTTCGACAGGCTCCGGGTCGTGGGTGAGCCGGAGCTCGGGGACGTCGAACAGCCTGGAGACGGTGACCGCGGGACCGGCGGCCTGGGTGAGCGTGGGCACATCCAACCCGGGCAATCAGCGGATCGTGACCTCGTCCTGCCCGTTGCCCGACCTGGCCCCCTTCACGCCGTCCGGCTGGTCCGCGCCCATCGTGGTGTCCAACCAGCCCGGGACGAGCACGAACAGCGCCGTCATCACGACGGCACAGTCGGTCTACATCGACCTGGCCTGGGCCAACTTCGGCAACGCCGACGCGGGGCCCTTCACCGTCCTGCTCACGCTGCAGGGCAGCTCCCTGGTCACCGCGTCCTCCACCGGCCTCCTGTCGCTGTCGGGCCAGGGGGTGACGGACATCCAGCTGAATCCCCTGCCCGCGGGCACCTACACCCTCACCATGCGCGTGGATGATGGCAATGCCGTCCAGGAGAGCAACGAGGCGAACAACAGCTACACGCGGACCTTCTCCGTGAGCCCCTGA
- a CDS encoding HNH endonuclease, with product METLVLSQSFEPVARIPWQRAVMLIFQGKVEVVEEYEDRFVRSVTVEIRMPSVIRFFRGLRKGPKGVKFSRENVYVRDHCRCQYCGLKVSRAEATYDHVVPRAQGGRTTWDNVVIACVPCNQKKGNRTPEHAKMALRCAPVKPKKLPDTLHLSFVFDKGMPMSWAKFLRDVAYWHGELES from the coding sequence ATGGAGACGCTGGTACTCAGTCAGTCCTTCGAGCCCGTCGCGCGGATTCCCTGGCAGCGCGCCGTCATGCTCATCTTCCAGGGCAAGGTCGAGGTGGTCGAGGAGTACGAGGACCGCTTCGTGCGCTCGGTGACGGTGGAGATTCGCATGCCGTCCGTCATCCGGTTCTTCCGCGGCCTTCGCAAGGGGCCCAAGGGCGTGAAGTTCAGCCGGGAGAACGTCTACGTGCGAGACCACTGCCGCTGCCAGTACTGCGGCCTGAAGGTGTCGCGCGCGGAGGCCACGTATGACCACGTGGTGCCCCGCGCCCAGGGTGGCCGCACCACCTGGGACAACGTCGTCATCGCCTGCGTGCCCTGCAACCAGAAGAAGGGCAACCGGACGCCGGAGCACGCGAAGATGGCGCTGCGCTGCGCCCCGGTGAAGCCCAAGAAGTTGCCGGACACCCTGCACCTGTCGTTCGTCTTCGACAAGGGCATGCCCATGTCGTGGGCCAAGTTCCTCAGGGACGTGGCGTACTGGCATGGCGAGCTGGAGTCCTGA
- a CDS encoding AAA family ATPase, whose protein sequence is MATRKTEDQERLIDRDLTALAREGRLPAAHGVDAAVTEVLALLTRGGKHPLLAGDPGVGKSALVQEVARRIAEGRVDAELVQARLVEVSIANILARSTQRQAAESFEELLARLARQACPIVYIRDLPAALGGPLAPVAVRALRTSGMRFIFETEPKRVQELLRSDEALAERLHLLPLHEPPLEKARWVLGRVAEELERELRLPIDPAACDLALRLSAKFLLAQRMPRKAIELLKETAAEAAGAAKDHVGPEDVLTRFCAATRLPRFVVDDAMPLDLEETERFFGERLLGQTDAVAAVLRSVALLKAGLNDPRRPLGVFLFAGPTGVGKTQLAKLLAEYLFGSADRLVRLNMADYPNDGDESVPFGASWAPALETRRGELTALLDGKVFSVLLLDEFEKAARSVHDRYLQLFDEGTFVNGAGEVVSCNNTLIVATSNVGAEVYREPAMGFAGTRRAEEMVTEVDRRIGESFRPEFLNRFDAICHFQPLSKVDIRKIAQREVGRVLEREGIRARSLDVEVTPEVVDILVERGYSPQFGARYLQREIEKTLTAALAVEIARKPLPPGTPVRVEARAGDRVVAVAEPAAPPPSPTAQLLLPSARAAPVKRRLDRKSLLVEMDRLVGKARALAASSGRPELEERRTSLLTETQAPNLWDDPTHAADVIRAFRLVEAHLNEMERLEAACLFARRLVREAKNEVQLGSAARQVEEVAREMQMAEALHASGASQQDTEALVDICASDSAETQAVWVQELATMYLGWAQRRGYEAVAVAEADEPSRVVVRIAGPGAYGFLAGEAGMHRRLEDEKRQRAYVRVHRGGALSEEELELLEVLGRPVKSHEGAYLQRVRTEVTVKDESTGRVLTLTGAGELEELKDIAARVVAGQGGSTDEARRYYLGRSARVEDPRTGAGTPRVKDVLRGELDVFIAAWISRAPTEPPLGS, encoded by the coding sequence ATGGCGACGAGGAAGACCGAGGACCAGGAGCGACTCATCGACCGGGACCTGACCGCGTTGGCCCGCGAGGGCCGGCTGCCGGCCGCCCATGGCGTGGACGCCGCGGTGACGGAGGTCCTCGCGTTGCTGACGCGCGGTGGCAAGCATCCCCTGCTGGCCGGAGACCCCGGCGTGGGCAAGAGCGCGCTCGTGCAGGAGGTGGCCCGCCGCATCGCCGAGGGCCGCGTGGACGCGGAGCTGGTGCAGGCCCGGCTGGTGGAGGTGTCCATCGCCAACATCCTCGCGCGCTCCACCCAACGACAGGCGGCGGAGAGCTTCGAGGAGCTGCTGGCCCGGCTCGCCCGGCAGGCCTGCCCCATCGTCTATATCCGTGATCTGCCCGCGGCGCTGGGTGGCCCCCTGGCGCCCGTCGCCGTGCGGGCGCTGCGCACCAGCGGCATGCGGTTCATCTTCGAGACCGAGCCCAAGCGCGTCCAGGAGCTGCTGCGCTCCGACGAGGCGCTGGCCGAGCGGCTCCACCTGCTGCCCCTGCACGAGCCTCCGCTGGAGAAGGCGCGCTGGGTGCTGGGCCGGGTGGCGGAGGAGCTCGAGCGTGAGCTGAGGCTGCCCATCGACCCGGCGGCGTGTGACCTGGCGCTGCGACTTTCAGCCAAGTTCCTGCTCGCGCAGCGCATGCCGCGCAAGGCCATCGAGCTGCTCAAGGAGACGGCGGCGGAGGCCGCGGGCGCGGCCAAGGACCACGTGGGTCCCGAGGACGTGCTCACGCGCTTCTGCGCCGCCACGCGCCTGCCACGCTTCGTGGTGGACGACGCGATGCCGTTGGACCTGGAGGAGACCGAGCGCTTCTTCGGCGAGCGGCTCCTGGGACAGACGGACGCGGTGGCGGCGGTGCTGCGCTCGGTGGCGCTGCTCAAGGCCGGATTGAACGACCCGCGCCGGCCGCTGGGCGTGTTCCTGTTCGCGGGCCCCACGGGCGTGGGCAAGACGCAGCTGGCGAAGCTGCTGGCGGAGTACCTCTTCGGCTCGGCGGACAGACTGGTGCGCCTGAACATGGCGGACTACCCGAACGACGGCGACGAGAGCGTGCCCTTCGGCGCGTCCTGGGCGCCGGCGCTGGAGACCCGCCGCGGCGAGCTGACGGCGCTGCTCGACGGCAAGGTGTTCTCCGTGCTGCTGCTCGACGAGTTCGAGAAGGCCGCGCGCAGCGTGCATGACCGCTACCTCCAGCTCTTCGATGAGGGCACGTTCGTCAACGGCGCGGGCGAGGTGGTGTCGTGCAACAACACGCTCATCGTCGCCACGTCCAACGTGGGCGCGGAGGTGTACCGGGAGCCCGCCATGGGCTTCGCGGGCACTCGGCGCGCGGAGGAGATGGTGACGGAGGTGGACCGGCGCATCGGCGAGTCCTTCCGTCCGGAGTTCCTCAACCGCTTCGACGCCATCTGTCACTTCCAGCCGCTGTCCAAGGTGGACATCCGCAAGATTGCCCAGCGCGAAGTGGGCCGCGTGCTGGAGCGCGAGGGCATCCGCGCGCGCTCGCTGGACGTGGAGGTGACGCCCGAGGTGGTCGACATCCTCGTCGAGCGCGGGTACTCGCCGCAGTTCGGCGCACGCTACCTGCAGCGCGAAATCGAGAAGACGCTCACCGCGGCGCTCGCGGTGGAGATTGCTCGCAAGCCGCTGCCCCCGGGCACGCCGGTGCGCGTGGAGGCGCGCGCGGGGGACCGCGTGGTGGCCGTGGCCGAGCCCGCCGCTCCGCCGCCGTCGCCCACCGCGCAGTTGCTCTTGCCGTCCGCGCGCGCGGCTCCGGTGAAGCGTCGCCTGGACCGCAAGTCGCTGCTGGTGGAGATGGACCGGCTGGTGGGCAAGGCGCGCGCGCTGGCGGCGTCCTCCGGACGACCGGAGCTGGAGGAGCGCAGGACGTCCCTGCTCACGGAGACACAGGCGCCCAACCTCTGGGACGACCCCACGCACGCGGCGGACGTCATCCGCGCCTTCCGTCTGGTGGAAGCCCACCTCAACGAGATGGAGCGACTGGAGGCGGCGTGTCTGTTCGCCCGCCGGCTGGTGCGAGAGGCGAAGAACGAGGTGCAGCTGGGCTCCGCGGCGAGGCAGGTGGAAGAGGTCGCGCGCGAGATGCAGATGGCCGAGGCGCTGCATGCCTCGGGGGCCTCGCAGCAGGACACCGAGGCGCTGGTGGACATCTGCGCGAGCGACTCGGCGGAGACGCAGGCGGTGTGGGTGCAGGAGCTGGCCACCATGTACCTGGGGTGGGCGCAGCGCCGGGGCTACGAGGCGGTGGCGGTGGCCGAGGCAGACGAGCCTTCGCGCGTCGTGGTGCGCATCGCCGGCCCGGGTGCGTACGGCTTCCTCGCGGGAGAGGCGGGCATGCACCGGCGCCTGGAGGACGAGAAGCGCCAGCGCGCCTATGTCCGCGTGCACCGGGGCGGCGCGCTGTCCGAGGAGGAGCTGGAGCTCTTGGAGGTGCTGGGCCGTCCGGTGAAGAGCCACGAGGGCGCCTACCTCCAGCGCGTGCGCACCGAGGTGACGGTGAAGGACGAGTCCACCGGGCGCGTGCTCACGCTCACCGGCGCGGGCGAGCTGGAGGAGCTCAAGGACATCGCGGCGCGCGTGGTGGCGGGCCAGGGTGGCAGCACGGACGAGGCGCGCCGCTACTACCTGGGGCGCAGCGCCCGGGTGGAGGACCCGCGCACCGGCGCCGGCACGCCGCGCGTGAAGGACGTGCTGCGCGGCGAGCTGGACGTGTTCATCGCCGCGTGGATTTCACGCGCCCCCACCGAGCCTCCGCTGGGGAGCTGA
- a CDS encoding CARDB domain-containing protein, producing MKRPEWSVTATGWLVMGMFIGVGTGCSGGEGVSRESGVEAASSPLQTGPDLVIRELRVPASVNRGQNFNATVTVCNQGTVAVSGVQTRFYMSVDDVLTPSGPQAPPPDQLRVGDLPLSQTLTPGACVTREVSLSSSLPPLAQQDGAYYVGAIVDDPSSIQELREDNNSAVQRIGVGNLPDLVIAELRAPVSVTTQQMFEVQTRVCNQGTTASPNTRMSFILSVDDVLTPSGPGAPPQDQVVVGSLQLPWLEPGQCIARFSQVGAWLPPMGNGEGRYVLGAIVDDPASVQELREDNNAHTSTLIGVGNRADLVVRELSAPASFTPGQATPVRVTVCNQGTQSSGWARLGLYLSLDDVLTPMTPPGPAPLDQVQVGMSSFPSLAPGQCLTREESIWPTFPPAPTEATALYLGAIVDDAREVLELCEDNNAFVKGLVGLGHRPDLVVTDVQVPPSLSTSQSFLATVTVCNQGTQSSNSVRAQLYLSTTPTLSPMPSGPAPMPPNQSPMGEVQVSSLVPGQCATRSLTGWPMVPPGAQGSGPFYVGAVVDDMNQVQELREDNNTFVKGLVGVGNGPDLVITSMTAPPSLASGQSFQATVTVCNQGTQSSNPARAQVYLSMDTTLTPMTPWPGPSMPLDQTPQGEISVPSLIPGACLVREGTMQGAVTPPEGTGDGAYYLGAIVDDPASVQELREDNNAFIHGRVGVGLMPDLVVTALGSPENLSTQGASTVTVTVCNQGKQSSNSTQAQLFVSSDAVLSPMSSSPGPAPMDQVPVGFVSVPSLGAGQCTTRSIQVWASIPPDSQGDGAFFLGAIIDDPSSVQELREDNNSFVKRVGVGQRADLVITGMTAPRSVGVSLPLALSVNVCNRGTQSSPPSTARVYLSMDAVLTATVPSVPPALDQAMLGSVDVPALAIGQCLSRSLTPNAWLPPEAQGDGAYYLGAIIDETNSVPELREDNNIFIHGLIGVGSRSDLVVTAMTAPASAQNGQSLPITVTVCNHGTMPSPASSIRLLLSVDDQLSSSPLPSEEQQPLGNVDVPALAVNQCLQRSTTVSAIVPPGLQGWVFHLGAIVDAASQVQELREDNNTFVHGLIGIGARPDLVVSSLTGPATAISGSRISATVRVCNQGTTASTSSWVSFVVSLDTNLAPEPPASPGSAPPLDQMPMGGASIPSLAPGVCITQSVPNLQVSMPPDAQGVPGARFLGAYVDSFLAQQELREDNNTRTTPLTVTN from the coding sequence ATGAAGAGGCCGGAGTGGAGCGTGACCGCCACGGGGTGGCTGGTCATGGGTATGTTCATCGGTGTGGGCACGGGCTGTTCGGGAGGCGAAGGGGTCTCGCGGGAGTCCGGAGTCGAAGCGGCATCCAGTCCGCTCCAGACGGGGCCGGACCTCGTCATCCGCGAGCTGCGGGTCCCCGCGAGTGTGAATCGGGGTCAGAACTTCAACGCCACGGTGACAGTGTGCAACCAGGGCACCGTGGCGGTCAGCGGTGTGCAGACCCGGTTCTACATGTCCGTGGATGACGTGCTGACCCCCAGCGGCCCCCAGGCGCCGCCGCCGGACCAACTGCGCGTGGGGGACCTCCCCCTGTCGCAGACGCTCACCCCGGGAGCCTGTGTGACGCGCGAGGTCTCGCTGTCCTCGTCGCTGCCTCCGTTGGCCCAGCAGGATGGCGCCTACTACGTTGGTGCCATCGTGGATGACCCGTCCTCCATCCAGGAGCTGCGGGAGGACAACAACAGCGCGGTCCAGCGCATCGGCGTGGGCAATCTCCCGGACCTGGTCATCGCGGAGCTTCGCGCGCCCGTCAGCGTGACGACGCAGCAGATGTTCGAGGTCCAGACGCGCGTGTGCAACCAGGGCACGACGGCCTCGCCCAACACGCGGATGAGCTTCATCCTCTCCGTGGACGATGTGTTGACGCCGTCGGGGCCCGGCGCGCCTCCGCAGGACCAGGTCGTGGTGGGCTCGCTGCAGCTCCCCTGGCTGGAGCCGGGGCAGTGCATTGCTCGCTTCTCGCAGGTCGGCGCGTGGCTGCCGCCGATGGGGAATGGCGAGGGACGGTATGTCCTGGGCGCCATCGTGGACGACCCGGCCTCCGTGCAGGAGCTGCGCGAGGACAACAACGCCCACACGAGCACCCTCATCGGCGTGGGCAACCGCGCGGACCTGGTGGTCCGTGAGCTGTCGGCCCCCGCGAGCTTCACGCCCGGGCAGGCCACCCCCGTCCGAGTGACGGTGTGCAACCAGGGCACGCAGTCCAGTGGCTGGGCGCGGCTCGGGTTGTACCTGTCATTGGATGACGTGCTGACGCCGATGACGCCTCCCGGGCCTGCGCCGTTGGACCAGGTGCAGGTGGGGATGAGCTCGTTTCCGTCGCTCGCGCCCGGCCAATGCCTGACGCGCGAGGAGAGCATCTGGCCCACGTTCCCGCCCGCGCCCACGGAGGCCACCGCGCTCTATCTGGGCGCCATCGTGGATGACGCGAGGGAGGTGCTGGAGCTGTGCGAGGACAACAACGCCTTCGTGAAGGGGCTGGTGGGCCTGGGACATCGTCCGGACCTCGTCGTCACGGACGTGCAGGTGCCGCCCTCGCTGTCCACGAGCCAGTCCTTCTTGGCGACGGTGACGGTGTGCAACCAGGGGACGCAGTCCAGCAACTCGGTGCGTGCGCAGCTCTACCTCTCCACGACGCCGACGTTGTCGCCCATGCCGTCGGGCCCCGCGCCCATGCCACCGAACCAGTCGCCCATGGGCGAGGTCCAGGTGTCGTCGCTGGTGCCGGGACAGTGTGCGACGCGCTCGCTGACGGGCTGGCCCATGGTGCCGCCGGGCGCCCAGGGTTCGGGCCCCTTCTATGTGGGCGCCGTCGTGGATGACATGAATCAGGTGCAAGAGCTGCGCGAGGACAACAACACCTTCGTGAAGGGTCTGGTGGGCGTGGGCAACGGGCCGGACCTGGTCATCACGTCGATGACCGCGCCGCCGAGCCTCGCCTCGGGACAGTCCTTCCAGGCGACGGTGACGGTGTGCAATCAGGGCACCCAGTCGAGCAACCCCGCTCGCGCGCAGGTCTACCTGTCGATGGACACGACGCTGACGCCCATGACGCCGTGGCCCGGCCCGTCGATGCCGCTGGACCAGACGCCGCAGGGAGAAATCTCCGTGCCCTCGCTGATCCCGGGCGCGTGTCTGGTGCGCGAAGGGACGATGCAGGGCGCCGTCACTCCGCCCGAGGGAACGGGCGATGGGGCGTACTACCTGGGCGCCATCGTGGACGACCCGGCCTCCGTGCAGGAGCTGCGCGAGGACAACAATGCCTTCATCCACGGCCGTGTGGGCGTGGGCCTCATGCCGGACCTGGTCGTCACGGCGCTGGGCTCGCCGGAGAACCTGTCGACCCAGGGGGCCTCCACCGTGACGGTGACGGTGTGCAACCAGGGCAAGCAGTCCAGCAACTCGACGCAGGCGCAGCTCTTCGTGTCCTCGGACGCGGTGCTCTCTCCCATGTCGTCCAGCCCCGGCCCCGCGCCCATGGACCAGGTCCCGGTGGGCTTTGTCTCCGTGCCGTCCCTCGGCGCGGGCCAGTGCACCACGCGCTCCATCCAGGTGTGGGCCTCCATTCCTCCGGACTCACAGGGTGACGGCGCGTTCTTCCTGGGCGCCATCATCGATGACCCTTCCTCCGTGCAGGAGCTGCGCGAGGACAACAACAGCTTCGTGAAGCGCGTGGGCGTCGGTCAGCGCGCGGACCTGGTCATCACCGGGATGACCGCGCCCCGGAGCGTGGGGGTGAGCCTGCCGCTCGCCTTGTCCGTGAATGTCTGCAATCGCGGCACCCAGTCGAGCCCGCCGTCCACCGCTCGTGTCTATCTGTCGATGGATGCCGTGCTGACGGCCACCGTGCCGTCCGTGCCTCCCGCCTTGGACCAGGCGATGCTCGGGAGCGTGGATGTCCCCGCGCTCGCCATCGGCCAGTGTCTCTCGCGCTCGCTCACTCCAAACGCCTGGCTGCCGCCGGAGGCGCAGGGAGACGGGGCCTACTACCTGGGCGCCATCATCGACGAGACGAACTCCGTGCCGGAGCTGCGCGAGGACAACAACATCTTCATCCACGGGCTCATCGGCGTGGGCAGCCGCTCCGACCTGGTCGTCACCGCGATGACGGCGCCGGCCAGCGCGCAGAATGGTCAGTCCCTGCCTATCACCGTGACGGTCTGCAACCACGGGACGATGCCCAGCCCCGCGTCGAGCATCCGCCTCTTGCTGTCGGTCGATGACCAGCTCTCCTCGTCGCCCCTGCCCTCGGAGGAACAGCAGCCGCTCGGCAACGTGGACGTGCCCGCTCTGGCCGTGAATCAGTGCCTGCAGCGCAGCACCACCGTGTCGGCGATTGTGCCGCCGGGCCTGCAGGGATGGGTCTTCCATCTGGGCGCCATCGTCGACGCCGCGTCACAGGTGCAAGAGCTGCGCGAGGACAACAACACCTTCGTTCACGGGCTCATCGGTATCGGCGCGCGGCCGGACCTCGTCGTGTCCTCCTTGACGGGGCCCGCGACGGCCATCTCTGGCAGCCGCATCTCCGCCACGGTGCGGGTGTGCAACCAGGGGACGACGGCGAGCACTTCGAGCTGGGTGTCGTTCGTGGTCTCGCTCGACACGAACCTCGCCCCGGAGCCGCCGGCGTCTCCCGGTAGCGCTCCTCCGCTGGACCAGATGCCCATGGGGGGCGCGAGCATCCCCAGCCTGGCCCCGGGTGTCTGCATCACGCAGTCGGTGCCCAACCTGCAGGTGAGCATGCCCCCGGATGCGCAAGGCGTGCCCGGTGCCCGGTTCCTCGGCGCCTACGTGGACTCGTTCCTGGCGCAGCAGGAGCTGCGCGAGGACAACAACACGCGCACCACTCCACTGACGGTGACGAACTAG